From Pelosinus fermentans DSM 17108, the proteins below share one genomic window:
- a CDS encoding PTS sugar transporter subunit IIB encodes MKEKVTILCCCGAGICTSNYLKEEIEDRIKQEGLKNVKIVLCRVSDVDEAISGADLLVTTVEMKAAYPVPMIRALGIMLDDKAAKKALDQIVNEVKKIMQE; translated from the coding sequence ATGAAAGAAAAAGTGACAATCCTTTGCTGCTGCGGAGCAGGCATATGTACATCCAATTACTTAAAAGAAGAAATTGAAGATCGAATTAAACAGGAAGGTCTAAAAAATGTCAAAATCGTTTTATGCAGAGTGAGTGATGTAGACGAAGCGATCAGCGGGGCTGACTTGCTTGTTACAACTGTGGAAATGAAGGCAGCATACCCCGTACCAATGATAAGGGCTTTAGGGATCATGTTAGATGATAAGGCTGCAAAAAAGGCACTGGATCAAATTGTGAATGAAGTGAAAAAAATTATGCAAGAATAA
- a CDS encoding [FeFe] hydrogenase, group A — protein MNTEFMVIDNMPVEINGERNILDVIRKAGIDLPTFCYYSELSVYGACRMCVVEDHWGTIQAACSTPPKAGMEIHTNTPRLRKYRKMILELLLSNHCRDCTTCEKNGKCKLQELAQRFGIKQVRFHNTSEDSELDTSSLCIVRDKSKCILCGDCVRMCNEVQNVGAIDFAFRGSKMCVSTAFDEPLANTKCVGCGQCSVVCPTGAIVVRNDTAKLWKELSDKNTKVIVQIAPAVRVGIGKELGFSEGQNVMGRIVAALRRIGFDEVFDTSTGADFTVLEEAEEFSKRLLTGDNLPLFTSCCPAWVRYAELNYPQLIKNISTCRSPMQMLASILKEHHRNDEKRVVVVAVMPCTAKKQEAARDEFKEDGVPYVDYVITTQELIHLIKEANLIFSEIEPEAVDMPFGTTSGSGVIFGVTGGVTEAVIRRLSDDKSSFALRAIAFTGVRGMQGVKEARIDCNGREVKIAIVSGLKNADDLIRSIQQGEKQYDFVEVMSCPGGCIGGAGQPVTNRDGKYNRGAGLYNADRMSNIKRSEENPIIKELYDGMLKGKVHKLLHVNYRKSEMY, from the coding sequence ATGAATACAGAATTTATGGTAATTGATAATATGCCCGTAGAAATAAATGGAGAAAGAAATATTCTGGATGTAATCAGAAAGGCGGGAATTGACCTTCCAACATTTTGTTACTACTCCGAATTATCTGTTTATGGTGCCTGTCGTATGTGTGTGGTAGAGGATCATTGGGGGACGATTCAGGCCGCATGCTCCACACCTCCAAAAGCTGGTATGGAGATTCACACGAATACGCCAAGGCTTAGGAAATATAGAAAGATGATTCTCGAGCTGCTGCTTTCCAATCACTGCCGTGACTGTACAACCTGTGAAAAAAACGGAAAATGCAAGCTGCAGGAGCTGGCGCAGCGTTTTGGCATAAAACAGGTGCGATTTCACAACACCTCGGAAGATTCAGAGCTTGATACCTCTTCTCTCTGCATTGTTCGGGATAAAAGTAAATGTATACTCTGTGGTGATTGTGTAAGAATGTGCAATGAAGTGCAGAATGTGGGTGCCATCGATTTTGCTTTTCGCGGATCAAAGATGTGTGTAAGTACAGCATTTGATGAACCTCTAGCCAATACAAAGTGTGTAGGCTGCGGTCAGTGTTCCGTTGTCTGTCCCACGGGTGCCATCGTGGTTCGAAATGACACAGCGAAACTCTGGAAGGAATTAAGTGATAAAAATACAAAAGTAATTGTACAGATTGCTCCTGCAGTAAGGGTGGGCATCGGAAAAGAGCTTGGTTTTTCAGAGGGGCAAAATGTGATGGGCAGGATTGTTGCAGCTTTAAGACGGATTGGCTTTGATGAAGTGTTTGATACATCTACAGGGGCGGATTTTACCGTATTGGAAGAAGCTGAGGAGTTTAGCAAAAGGCTGCTAACTGGAGATAACCTGCCGTTGTTCACCTCTTGCTGTCCTGCATGGGTAAGGTATGCTGAACTGAACTATCCTCAGCTGATCAAAAATATATCTACATGCCGTTCCCCAATGCAAATGCTGGCGTCAATTCTGAAAGAACATCACAGAAATGATGAAAAGAGGGTTGTTGTTGTTGCAGTCATGCCTTGTACTGCCAAAAAGCAGGAAGCTGCACGGGATGAATTTAAAGAAGATGGCGTTCCCTATGTGGATTATGTGATCACGACACAAGAACTGATCCATCTTATTAAAGAAGCGAACCTTATTTTTTCTGAAATAGAGCCTGAAGCTGTAGATATGCCTTTTGGAACCACCAGCGGTTCTGGGGTCATTTTTGGTGTAACTGGAGGGGTTACTGAAGCCGTCATCAGGCGGCTTTCCGATGATAAATCATCATTTGCACTGCGAGCAATTGCCTTTACAGGGGTACGGGGCATGCAGGGAGTAAAAGAAGCAAGAATTGATTGCAATGGTCGTGAGGTGAAAATTGCAATTGTCAGCGGTCTGAAAAATGCGGATGACTTAATCAGAAGCATACAACAAGGAGAAAAACAATATGATTTTGTTGAAGTGATGTCTTGTCCCGGAGGCTGCATCGGCGGTGCGGGTCAGCCGGTTACCAATCGGGATGGGAAGTATAATAGAGGCGCAGGGCTTTATAATGCAGACCGGATGAGCAATATAAAACGATCAGAAGAAAATCCGATTATAAAAGAGCTTTACGATGGGATGCTAAAAGGGAAGGTACATAAGCTGCTTCATGTGAATTATCGAAAATCGGAGATGTATTGA
- a CDS encoding complex I 24 kDa subunit family protein, translating into MPEVVDNKEMDEILQKYGYEKSCIIPILQETQARYRYLPKEAFSYLSENLGISTAKIYSIATFYENFSLEQKGKYVIKICDGTACHVRKSIPILERLKSQLGLTADKVTTDDLMFTLETVSCLGACGLAPVLTVNDQVYPAMTPDKAQELLKRLKEEE; encoded by the coding sequence GTGCCGGAAGTAGTTGATAACAAAGAAATGGACGAAATTCTGCAGAAGTATGGGTATGAGAAAAGCTGTATTATACCTATATTACAGGAAACACAAGCAAGATATAGATATCTGCCTAAGGAAGCCTTTTCTTATCTTTCAGAAAATTTAGGAATCAGCACTGCTAAAATCTATAGTATAGCTACTTTTTATGAAAATTTTTCTCTAGAGCAAAAAGGCAAATATGTAATAAAAATATGTGATGGAACAGCTTGCCATGTGAGAAAATCCATTCCTATCCTGGAACGGCTGAAAAGCCAGCTTGGACTTACTGCGGATAAGGTAACGACTGATGATCTTATGTTTACCCTTGAAACGGTTTCCTGTCTTGGGGCGTGCGGGCTAGCACCTGTGCTTACCGTAAATGATCAGGTATATCCTGCCATGACGCCGGACAAAGCACAGGAACTTCTTAAGAGGCTCAAGGAGGAAGAATAG
- the nuoF gene encoding NADH-quinone oxidoreductase subunit NuoF: protein MFLNREDFRNACTTYTDSLAMQIKKILVCAGTGCVAGGAIEIYEQLIKSNEMYDVPCTVTLEKEPHDKSIGIKKSGCHGFCEMGPLVRIEPQGWLYIKVKPEDCAEIIEKSIINETFIERLAYKKEGVIYPTQEEIPFYKKQTRLALEHCGHIDATSINEYLAIGGYQAFTKALFDMSQEDVVQEIDLSNLRGRGGGGYPTGRKWKQVKGQNSSIKYIVCNGDEGDPGAFMDRSIMEGDPHRVLEGMMIAGVGCGSSEGYIYVRAEYPLAVSRLETAIGEAKERGLLGRNILSSGFDFDIKICKGAGAFVCGEGSALTASIEGKRGMPRVKPPRTVEHGLFDKPTVLNNVETFANVPFIIHKGAKWYKAIGPENSPGTKAFALTGNIENTGLIEVPMGTTLGEVIFDIGGGMRGGHDFKAVQIGGPSGGCLTKDQLDLPLDFDSLKKAGAMIGSGGLVVMDEHTCMVEVARFFMNFTQNESCGKCIPCREGTKRMLEILDRIVSGQGLIEDLDMLLELADTISATALCGLGKTAALPVVSTIRNFRKEYEAHIVEKRCPSRTCQKLKRIYIAAEACRGCSKCSRLCPVGAISGKIKEPFLIDPVKCIKCGACIESCAFKAIKEA, encoded by the coding sequence ATGTTTTTAAACAGAGAAGATTTTAGAAATGCCTGTACAACCTATACGGACTCTCTTGCGATGCAAATAAAGAAGATTTTGGTTTGTGCCGGAACGGGATGCGTGGCCGGCGGAGCCATTGAGATTTATGAACAATTGATAAAATCCAATGAAATGTATGATGTACCCTGTACGGTGACGTTAGAGAAGGAGCCTCATGACAAATCCATAGGAATCAAAAAGAGCGGGTGCCATGGGTTCTGCGAAATGGGTCCATTGGTACGAATAGAACCCCAGGGATGGCTGTATATAAAAGTAAAGCCAGAAGACTGTGCTGAGATTATAGAAAAATCAATCATTAATGAAACCTTTATAGAACGCTTGGCTTATAAAAAAGAGGGCGTGATCTATCCTACTCAGGAAGAGATTCCGTTTTATAAAAAGCAAACCCGGCTTGCGCTTGAACATTGCGGGCATATAGATGCCACATCGATCAATGAATATTTGGCAATTGGGGGATACCAAGCATTTACAAAAGCTTTATTTGATATGAGTCAGGAGGATGTCGTACAGGAAATTGATCTATCTAATTTACGAGGGCGGGGAGGCGGCGGATATCCTACAGGCCGAAAATGGAAGCAGGTAAAAGGGCAGAATTCCAGCATTAAGTATATTGTCTGCAATGGTGATGAGGGCGATCCGGGTGCATTTATGGATCGGAGCATAATGGAAGGCGATCCTCACAGGGTACTGGAAGGTATGATGATTGCTGGTGTAGGCTGCGGCTCATCGGAAGGCTACATCTATGTACGGGCGGAATATCCCCTTGCCGTCAGCCGTCTGGAAACAGCAATTGGTGAAGCGAAAGAGAGGGGACTTCTTGGCAGAAATATTCTCAGTTCAGGTTTCGACTTTGACATAAAAATATGCAAAGGTGCAGGAGCATTTGTTTGTGGTGAGGGAAGTGCTCTTACTGCATCAATTGAGGGTAAGCGGGGAATGCCAAGAGTTAAGCCTCCCCGAACAGTTGAACATGGTCTTTTTGATAAACCTACGGTCCTTAATAATGTAGAGACTTTTGCGAATGTTCCATTTATTATTCATAAGGGGGCTAAGTGGTATAAAGCAATAGGTCCGGAGAACAGTCCGGGAACAAAGGCTTTTGCTCTGACAGGAAATATCGAAAATACAGGTCTCATTGAGGTTCCAATGGGGACCACCCTAGGTGAGGTGATATTTGATATTGGCGGTGGAATGCGGGGTGGGCATGATTTCAAAGCGGTCCAGATTGGCGGACCTTCAGGTGGATGTCTGACCAAGGACCAGCTTGATCTGCCTTTAGATTTTGATTCTCTTAAAAAGGCGGGGGCGATGATCGGATCTGGCGGTCTCGTGGTAATGGATGAACATACATGCATGGTAGAAGTAGCAAGATTCTTTATGAATTTTACGCAAAATGAGTCTTGTGGTAAATGCATACCCTGCCGTGAGGGAACGAAACGTATGCTTGAAATCCTGGATCGGATCGTTTCCGGGCAAGGGCTCATAGAAGACTTGGATATGTTATTGGAGCTTGCCGACACGATATCAGCCACGGCACTGTGCGGTCTGGGAAAAACTGCAGCATTGCCTGTTGTCAGCACCATTCGAAACTTCCGCAAAGAATACGAAGCTCACATCGTCGAAAAGAGATGTCCCTCAAGAACTTGCCAAAAATTAAAAAGAATCTATATTGCTGCAGAAGCTTGCCGCGGCTGTTCAAAGTGTTCCAGGCTATGCCCGGTGGGGGCAATTAGCGGCAAAATAAAAGAACCGTTCTTGATAGATCCGGTTAAATGCATAAAGTGCGGTGCATGTATAGAGTCATGTGCCTTCAAAGCAATCAAGGAGGCATGA
- a CDS encoding PTS transporter subunit IIC, translating into MEFIDSITNGLSAFFSFDSTVTILGIIIAISLLVKVPIKKAILGALKVSIGLTGLFLIVDLIQTAMVNPISNMISLYGINKSIVDIGWGSVGYAFGNTYGYFGVLVFLIVNVILVSVRFTQTIYVDVFNTWRAMLLAGMIGVTTGNFWIATFAVVIFLIIDVKAADIAAPYIEKINNFPPGGSWPHGSHFSFQACIAIPIEWVLKRIPVIKDINIKAETIEEKFGIFGETTVMGAILGIVIGLFSQVGIMPSLLLGVKMAAAFLLLPRMAAILVEGWFPVIKAARQILVSKLKRDDVRIALDCSTVIGHAAVVPTTLIMYPLALLISVILPGNQMISSVSLIIVLWESAAVNAITEGNIFHNIIILSLIVCLFCWGATFMAGPMTHLAVSMGYDAAKGLVSNWDAAGTPGLVLVYGLFSWIFGF; encoded by the coding sequence ATGGAATTTATAGATTCAATCACCAATGGGCTGTCTGCGTTCTTTAGCTTTGATTCAACCGTCACTATACTAGGTATTATTATTGCCATCTCTCTGCTTGTGAAAGTACCAATCAAGAAAGCTATACTCGGTGCCTTGAAAGTTTCTATCGGGCTTACAGGTCTATTCTTAATTGTAGATTTGATACAGACCGCCATGGTAAATCCAATAAGCAATATGATCTCTCTGTATGGCATCAATAAAAGTATAGTAGATATTGGCTGGGGTTCTGTAGGATATGCTTTTGGCAATACATATGGTTATTTTGGGGTGCTCGTATTTTTAATCGTAAATGTAATATTAGTGTCTGTGCGATTTACCCAAACCATTTATGTTGATGTTTTTAATACATGGAGAGCGATGCTTCTGGCAGGAATGATCGGTGTTACTACCGGAAACTTCTGGATAGCCACGTTTGCTGTTGTAATCTTTCTTATCATTGATGTAAAAGCTGCAGATATTGCGGCGCCATATATAGAAAAAATCAATAATTTTCCTCCTGGAGGCTCATGGCCCCATGGCAGTCACTTTTCATTTCAGGCATGCATTGCCATACCAATTGAATGGGTTTTAAAAAGAATACCCGTTATTAAGGATATCAATATTAAGGCCGAAACAATTGAAGAAAAATTTGGAATCTTTGGAGAGACAACAGTCATGGGAGCAATACTGGGCATTGTCATTGGGCTCTTTAGCCAAGTCGGTATTATGCCCTCTCTGTTACTTGGAGTGAAGATGGCAGCCGCATTTCTTCTTCTTCCAAGAATGGCGGCCATACTTGTGGAAGGTTGGTTCCCCGTGATTAAAGCTGCAAGACAGATACTGGTAAGTAAGCTAAAACGGGATGATGTGCGTATCGCACTTGATTGTTCAACGGTTATTGGACATGCAGCAGTTGTCCCTACAACACTCATTATGTATCCGTTGGCATTGCTGATATCGGTTATACTTCCAGGCAATCAGATGATTTCATCCGTAAGTCTAATCATCGTTCTCTGGGAGAGTGCAGCGGTGAATGCGATCACAGAAGGAAACATATTTCATAACATTATCATATTATCCCTGATCGTTTGTCTCTTCTGCTGGGGAGCTACTTTCATGGCGGGCCCTATGACTCATTTGGCGGTTTCCATGGGATATGATGCTGCTAAAGGTCTAGTGTCCAATTGGGATGCGGCAGGGACTCCCGGACTGGTTTTAGTATATGGATTATTTTCTTGGATATTTGGTTTTTAA
- a CDS encoding ArsR/SmtB family transcription factor, with protein sequence MQTKECPEDICEQLCEHPQIICIAKKESISDHEAQQVAEIFKLLGDPTRVKILQALTKRELCVCDLAAVIEMGQSAVSHQLRLLRNARLVRYRREGKMAWYSLDDEHVRSLLSQGIDHIKHR encoded by the coding sequence TTGCAAACAAAAGAATGTCCAGAAGATATTTGTGAGCAGCTCTGTGAGCATCCACAAATTATCTGTATCGCAAAAAAAGAATCTATTTCTGATCATGAGGCACAGCAAGTCGCTGAAATCTTTAAATTACTTGGTGATCCGACCAGAGTGAAAATATTACAAGCTTTAACCAAACGGGAGTTGTGTGTATGTGATCTTGCTGCGGTGATCGAAATGGGTCAGTCTGCCGTGTCTCATCAGCTGCGGCTTCTACGCAATGCTCGACTTGTCCGATACCGCCGTGAAGGAAAAATGGCTTGGTATTCCTTAGATGATGAACATGTCCGTTCATTACTCTCCCAAGGTATCGACCATATTAAACACAGATAG
- a CDS encoding GNAT family N-acetyltransferase yields the protein MSSEDIVGNRNPWEMTAIPGGIIEWVDSQAAAFLLEDLPIIRSVNLKPPQNLSLLTDPIKIDSPDQGLTLTYKPLSYEYQQQIMSFNSAYTPLLQFLQTDAFLYEEIGNTCTTLFFESNANELVGFCSTKCSSLKIKGRKIISLCPSVEIAALCIDDHYRYLGIGQAIFNHTIQQIYKIKTMVGVQFITLFSLPEAVAFYQKFGFRRLEKKGMKVLYTSVHECCIPMYFPLPHIPLQQRYTITTI from the coding sequence ATGAGTAGTGAAGATATCGTCGGTAATCGCAATCCTTGGGAAATGACAGCCATCCCCGGAGGAATCATCGAGTGGGTTGATAGTCAAGCAGCTGCTTTTTTATTGGAAGATCTCCCTATCATAAGAAGCGTGAATCTAAAGCCTCCTCAAAACCTTTCTCTACTAACCGATCCCATTAAAATCGATTCCCCAGACCAAGGTCTTACGTTGACCTACAAGCCCTTATCTTATGAATACCAGCAGCAAATTATGAGTTTTAATTCTGCGTATACCCCACTATTACAATTCTTACAGACCGATGCATTTCTTTATGAGGAAATAGGCAACACATGTACTACCTTATTCTTTGAAAGCAATGCGAACGAACTAGTTGGATTTTGTTCGACAAAATGCTCATCATTAAAAATTAAGGGGCGAAAAATAATAAGCCTTTGTCCTTCTGTGGAAATAGCAGCATTATGCATTGACGATCACTATCGATATTTGGGCATCGGGCAAGCAATCTTTAATCACACAATCCAGCAAATATATAAAATTAAAACGATGGTAGGAGTGCAATTTATTACACTGTTTTCCTTGCCGGAGGCTGTAGCCTTCTATCAAAAATTTGGTTTTCGCCGGTTAGAAAAAAAAGGAATGAAAGTGCTTTACACTTCAGTCCATGAATGCTGCATCCCTATGTATTTTCCCTTACCTCACATTCCACTTCAACAGCGCTATACTATAACAACGATTTGA
- a CDS encoding PTS sugar transporter subunit IIA yields the protein MSNEADTIFYDVVMLKNITTKEAAIHSLTNHLLEKGYVNEHYEHATIEREDAYPTGLPTKPIAIAVPHSKHENVIKQAVVLGISDHLIEFSEMGNSDSKLNVGILFLLALKGENGHINYLKNIVNYCKVEENITKLYGVKSAEEGLQIFVSEIVNAD from the coding sequence ATGAGCAATGAAGCAGACACTATATTTTATGATGTAGTAATGTTGAAGAACATAACAACAAAAGAAGCAGCAATACATTCTTTAACAAATCATTTGCTGGAGAAAGGGTATGTCAATGAACATTATGAACATGCAACAATTGAAAGGGAAGATGCCTATCCTACTGGTCTTCCAACCAAACCGATTGCTATAGCAGTTCCTCATTCTAAACACGAGAATGTAATAAAGCAGGCGGTTGTACTGGGGATATCCGATCACCTGATCGAGTTTTCAGAAATGGGAAACAGTGACTCCAAACTGAATGTTGGAATCCTATTTTTACTGGCACTAAAGGGTGAAAATGGCCATATTAATTACTTGAAGAATATTGTTAATTATTGCAAGGTGGAAGAGAATATTACAAAACTCTATGGTGTAAAATCGGCAGAGGAAGGGTTACAAATATTTGTATCTGAGATCGTAAATGCTGATTAA
- a CDS encoding heavy metal translocating P-type ATPase, producing MANKTQVIEETNKHSCNDSCCSESSAALIEPEAISSCSCCPPEDSPTDADMNHEDHLDEAAAAVEDHCDCCSHTAAPAIAQSDIIVNNFTITGLDCGDCAVKLEKGLGKHKGILDVNVNFATAKMKVTYNHTMIQSAEIAKAVSSFGYKAILINNTNKQSQFHKSVFTVSGLDCGDCANKLEKHLSTLAGVHTANVNFAAAKLTVEHTTTDAAIMQAVSQVGYKAEINTQTIQHTKIQAEWWTNPKTQSTMFSGIVLAVSMILDWLGIGDTIIVPLYVLAAIVGGFNTAKSGFYSLRSLTFDMNFLMTVAVIGAFAIGEWGEGATVAFLFSFGNTLQTYTMDKTRQSIRALMELAPAEALVLRNGLEQKLPVEEIVIGDIMIVKPGERIAMDGIVKNGASAVNQATITGESLPVEKIIGDGVYAGTVNEHGALEIEVTKIAADSTLAKIMHLVEEAQSQKAPSQQFVDQFAKYYTPAVLVIAAGIMVVPWLLFNQPFAPWFYKGLVLLVISCPCALVISTPVSIVSAIGNSSRNGVLIKGGAYLEQMGSIQAIAFDKTGTLTHGHPRVTDIISVNSNEQDILTTAASIEKWSEHPLAVAIVEKSAGLTLKSVTNFKALVGLGAQADIDNQTVFIGNPRLFEELGLNVSPYEKQITDLQLQGKTLMLLGTQNNLHGMIAVADTLRENSKDALVKLREAGIKHIAMLTGDNRQVAGSIAKELNIDTIYSELLPQDKVATINELLTNYKHVAMVGDGVNDAPAMAASTIGVAMGVAGSDTALETADIALMSDDLGKLAYVIKLSNKTLSIIKQNISFSIIVKIIFVILTFTGMANLWLAVFADTGSSILVTLNGMRLMRKIN from the coding sequence ATGGCAAATAAAACTCAAGTTATTGAGGAAACAAATAAACATTCCTGTAACGATAGCTGCTGCTCTGAATCCAGTGCAGCATTGATAGAGCCGGAGGCAATATCATCCTGCAGTTGCTGCCCGCCAGAAGATTCTCCCACTGATGCTGATATGAATCATGAGGACCACCTGGATGAAGCAGCAGCAGCCGTTGAAGACCATTGCGATTGCTGCTCGCATACAGCTGCCCCAGCCATTGCCCAAAGTGATATTATCGTAAATAATTTCACCATTACCGGCCTCGACTGCGGAGATTGTGCTGTTAAATTGGAAAAAGGTCTCGGCAAGCACAAAGGCATTCTGGACGTAAATGTCAACTTTGCCACTGCAAAGATGAAAGTAACGTATAATCATACTATGATTCAATCTGCAGAAATTGCAAAAGCCGTTAGCAGCTTTGGATATAAAGCCATTCTAATAAACAATACAAATAAGCAGTCCCAATTTCATAAGTCCGTCTTTACCGTCTCTGGACTTGATTGCGGCGATTGTGCTAATAAGCTGGAAAAACATCTCTCCACCCTGGCAGGAGTGCACACAGCAAATGTAAACTTTGCTGCTGCGAAATTAACGGTAGAGCATACCACTACCGACGCTGCTATTATGCAGGCGGTCTCACAAGTAGGTTACAAGGCAGAAATTAACACGCAAACGATACAACATACCAAAATACAAGCAGAATGGTGGACCAACCCCAAAACCCAGTCTACAATGTTTTCCGGAATCGTCCTAGCAGTCAGCATGATACTTGATTGGCTGGGTATCGGTGATACAATCATTGTTCCCTTATATGTTCTAGCTGCCATTGTAGGGGGATTCAATACCGCGAAAAGCGGCTTTTACAGCCTGCGCTCTCTTACTTTTGATATGAATTTTCTGATGACAGTAGCTGTCATCGGAGCATTCGCCATAGGAGAGTGGGGTGAAGGAGCAACGGTTGCTTTTCTGTTCTCCTTTGGCAATACGCTGCAAACCTATACAATGGATAAAACAAGACAATCAATACGGGCACTTATGGAATTAGCCCCAGCGGAAGCTTTAGTTCTGCGTAACGGCCTGGAGCAAAAGCTTCCTGTAGAAGAAATTGTGATTGGTGATATTATGATCGTAAAGCCTGGTGAACGCATTGCTATGGATGGCATTGTTAAGAACGGGGCATCTGCCGTAAACCAGGCAACCATTACAGGAGAATCATTACCGGTAGAAAAAATAATTGGCGATGGAGTATATGCAGGTACCGTCAATGAGCATGGTGCATTAGAAATCGAGGTTACTAAAATTGCTGCAGACTCTACTCTTGCCAAAATTATGCACTTGGTTGAAGAAGCACAGTCACAGAAGGCTCCCTCTCAACAGTTTGTTGATCAGTTCGCGAAATACTATACACCAGCAGTGTTAGTAATTGCTGCAGGGATCATGGTTGTACCTTGGCTGCTCTTTAATCAGCCCTTCGCTCCATGGTTCTACAAAGGCTTAGTCCTTCTTGTCATATCTTGCCCTTGCGCTTTGGTTATTTCCACACCTGTTTCCATCGTTTCAGCCATTGGCAACTCTTCTAGGAATGGCGTTCTTATTAAGGGTGGTGCTTACCTAGAGCAAATGGGTTCTATACAGGCCATTGCCTTTGATAAAACTGGTACCTTAACTCATGGTCATCCCAGAGTTACAGATATTATATCTGTGAACAGCAATGAACAAGATATTTTAACCACCGCAGCCTCCATCGAAAAATGGTCTGAACATCCATTGGCTGTTGCAATTGTAGAGAAATCGGCAGGGTTAACCTTAAAATCAGTAACCAATTTCAAAGCCCTGGTAGGGCTAGGGGCACAAGCAGATATCGATAACCAAACTGTATTTATCGGCAATCCACGCCTGTTTGAAGAATTGGGATTAAACGTATCTCCATACGAAAAACAAATTACCGATTTGCAGCTGCAAGGTAAAACCCTTATGCTGCTTGGAACACAAAATAACCTCCATGGCATGATTGCGGTAGCTGATACCTTACGGGAAAATAGTAAGGATGCTCTTGTGAAACTCCGGGAAGCAGGCATAAAACATATTGCTATGTTAACAGGTGACAACCGCCAAGTAGCTGGCTCCATCGCAAAAGAGCTGAATATTGATACCATCTATAGCGAACTATTGCCTCAAGATAAAGTCGCAACCATAAACGAGCTGTTAACTAATTATAAACATGTTGCTATGGTTGGCGACGGAGTCAATGATGCACCTGCCATGGCCGCCTCCACAATCGGCGTTGCCATGGGGGTCGCCGGCTCGGATACTGCCCTGGAAACAGCCGATATCGCGCTGATGTCCGATGATCTTGGAAAATTGGCTTATGTAATCAAACTCAGCAATAAGACGCTGTCTATCATTAAGCAAAATATCAGTTTTTCAATCATAGTTAAAATCATTTTTGTTATTTTAACATTCACTGGTATGGCAAATTTGTGGCTTGCCGTCTTCGCTGATACAGGTTCATCCATCCTCGTAACATTAAATGGAATGCGATTGATGAGAAAAATAAATTAA